A DNA window from Schistocerca americana isolate TAMUIC-IGC-003095 chromosome 4, iqSchAmer2.1, whole genome shotgun sequence contains the following coding sequences:
- the LOC124613736 gene encoding piggyBac transposable element-derived protein 4-like: protein MCVLISSLPAYTPSQKITIDEGMCKFQGHVYFKQYMPQKPNKYGMQLYMLSKSDTGYNWNFSVYADERSDTVTLVKTLLANLSGKGYTLFTDRFYTSPILASELEAAKSALVGTTRKYRWGLPCAIKDPNLQ from the coding sequence ATGTGTGTGCTAATTTCCAGCTTGCCCGCGTATACACCATCTCAAAAAATTACAATAGACGAAGGCATGTGTAAATTTCAAGGTCATGTGTATTTCAAACAGTACATGCCACAAAAACCAAATAAATATGGTATGCAACTCTACATGTTATCCAAATCTGACACAGGTTACAACTGGAATTTCTCTGTTTATGCGGATGAAAGGTCTGATACAGTGACTCTGGTAAAGACATTGCTTGCAAATCTGTCAGGAAAAGGCTACACTTTGTTTACAGACAGATTCTACACAAGTCCAATACTTGCTTCAGAACTGGAAGCTGCAAAATCTGCTCTTGTGGGAACAACAAGAAAATATCGTTGGGGATTGCCTTGTGCTATAAAAGATCCGAACCTTCAGTGA